One part of the Bacteroidota bacterium genome encodes these proteins:
- the raiA gene encoding ribosome-associated translation inhibitor RaiA, protein MNIQIHSIHFDADAKLLILINKKVEKLSHFFDAIIGSEVYLKVDKSDNAENKVVEIKLHVPGNDLFVKRQCVTFEEATDECTDALKQQLKKRKEKSRRSLARRRESA, encoded by the coding sequence ATGAATATTCAAATCCACTCCATCCATTTTGATGCAGACGCAAAACTTCTTATTCTTATCAATAAAAAAGTAGAAAAACTCAGCCACTTCTTCGATGCAATTATCGGAAGCGAGGTGTACCTGAAAGTTGACAAATCCGATAATGCTGAAAACAAAGTGGTGGAAATAAAACTACATGTTCCGGGCAATGACCTATTTGTAAAACGCCAGTGTGTAACATTTGAAGAAGCTACCGATGAATGCACCGATGCATTAAAGCAGCAATTAAAAAAACGCAAGGAGAAATCCCGCAGAAGTTTAGCTCGAAGGAGAGAATCTGCATAG
- a CDS encoding tyrosine-type recombinase/integrase translates to MNKKSFINFLKFEKRMSPHTALSYSTDLDQFYLYLKNVYQLDDIKEVNHSVIRSWVVSLMENKISARSVNRKISTLKSYYRFLLREKILDTNPMHKIQSPKIPKRLPVFVEESKMNNFIEDIMFKNNFEGKRNFLIIEMLYSTGMRRAELINLKEIDINFNNSTLKVLGKRNKERMIPVTSGLKALIKEYLLEKNKTVVTKNNFLFVTKKGNQINPSCVYKTVKDSLTKVTTLSKKSPHVLRHTFATHLLNNGANLNAIKELLGHANLAATQIYTHNTIEKLKSVYSKAHPKA, encoded by the coding sequence GTGAATAAAAAATCGTTCATCAATTTTCTGAAGTTTGAAAAGCGGATGTCTCCACACACCGCTCTCTCCTACTCCACCGACCTTGATCAGTTTTACCTCTATCTGAAAAATGTTTACCAACTGGATGATATAAAGGAAGTGAATCATTCCGTCATCCGCTCATGGGTGGTATCGCTGATGGAAAATAAAATATCCGCCCGCTCGGTCAATCGAAAGATAAGCACACTGAAATCGTATTACAGGTTCCTTCTTCGTGAAAAAATTTTGGACACAAACCCGATGCATAAAATACAGTCGCCAAAAATCCCAAAACGATTACCCGTTTTTGTGGAAGAAAGCAAAATGAATAATTTTATTGAAGATATAATGTTTAAAAACAACTTTGAAGGAAAACGCAACTTTTTAATAATAGAAATGCTCTACTCCACCGGCATGAGACGCGCTGAACTGATAAACCTGAAAGAAATTGACATCAACTTCAATAATAGTACATTAAAGGTGCTTGGAAAAAGAAATAAGGAGCGTATGATTCCTGTTACTTCAGGATTAAAAGCACTAATCAAAGAATATCTTCTTGAAAAGAATAAAACCGTTGTGACAAAAAATAATTTCCTTTTTGTAACAAAAAAAGGAAACCAAATCAACCCTTCGTGCGTATATAAAACCGTAAAGGATTCATTAACCAAAGTAACAACACTATCAAAAAAAAGTCCGCATGTTCTAAGGCATACCTTTGCAACACATCTGTTAAACAACGGAGCAAACCTGAACGCAATCAAAGAACTACTTGGTCATGCAAACCTTGCCGCTACACAAATTTACACGCATAACACCATTGAGAAACTAAAATCTGTATATTCGAAAGCACATCCTAAAGCATAA
- a CDS encoding 30S ribosomal protein S21, with amino-acid sequence MLIVQVKEGEGVEKALKKLKKKFEKTGTLRELRKRQVFTKPSIARRETIKRAKHKQRLIEAEE; translated from the coding sequence ATGCTAATTGTTCAGGTGAAAGAAGGAGAAGGCGTTGAAAAAGCGCTGAAGAAACTCAAGAAGAAGTTTGAAAAAACAGGTACACTCCGTGAACTCCGCAAACGGCAGGTTTTCACCAAGCCGTCAATCGCTCGTAGAGAAACTATCAAACGCGCAAAACACAAGCAGCGCCTAATAGAAGCGGAAGAATAA
- a CDS encoding T9SS type A sorting domain-containing protein — MKKLLLFCSALFIGATLAAQTTATNFTCNDCNSVSHTLFSELDAGKVIVMCWVMPCATCIPPASADAAAVQSFASSYPGRVKFYLVDDVGNTSCSTLTGWASTNGITTDAAFGNSGTPIKMTDYGTSGMPKTVVLGGPNHTIFYNVNGTVSSSALQTAITNALNASTGISEAGNISSFNVFPNPTGNSTEISYSLQSSSDVKAELFNLVGEKLKSVSSGNQSAGVHKITIDCTDITNGIYFVKLIANRTEQTITLSVSH, encoded by the coding sequence ATGAAAAAACTTTTACTCTTTTGTTCCGCGCTTTTTATCGGAGCAACTTTAGCCGCACAAACCACCGCCACTAATTTCACCTGCAATGACTGCAATAGTGTTTCTCACACTCTTTTTTCTGAGCTGGATGCGGGAAAAGTAATTGTCATGTGCTGGGTGATGCCCTGTGCAACCTGCATTCCTCCTGCCTCAGCCGATGCTGCAGCTGTACAAAGTTTTGCATCATCTTATCCCGGAAGAGTTAAATTTTATTTAGTAGATGATGTAGGAAATACTTCTTGCAGCACTCTTACAGGTTGGGCAAGTACAAACGGCATAACAACGGATGCAGCTTTTGGAAATAGCGGCACTCCAATTAAAATGACCGATTACGGCACATCAGGAATGCCAAAAACAGTTGTGCTTGGCGGACCAAACCATACTATTTTTTATAATGTGAATGGCACTGTTTCATCTTCTGCTTTACAGACTGCCATTACCAATGCGTTAAATGCATCAACTGGAATTTCTGAAGCAGGAAATATTTCTTCTTTTAATGTATTTCCAAATCCTACAGGCAATTCCACAGAAATTTCTTATTCGCTTCAATCTTCATCCGATGTAAAAGCTGAACTCTTCAACCTTGTGGGAGAAAAATTAAAATCTGTTTCTTCCGGAAACCAAAGCGCTGGCGTGCATAAGATTACTATAGATTGCACCGATATTACTAATGGAATTTATTTTGTGAAACTCATCGCAAACAGAACTGAACAAACCATTACACTTTCTGTTTCACACTAA